A genomic region of Lysinibacillus sp. 2017 contains the following coding sequences:
- a CDS encoding methionine ABC transporter permease: MFNQLLPNVDWGKMLDATYETLYMTTVATVITFILGILIGIVLFLTSDNQLWANKVAHFLTGSIVNIFRSVPFIVLIILLIPFTKFLLGTIRGANAALPALIIGAAPFYARMVLIALREIDKGVIEAARSMGAKTSTIIWKVLIPESLPALISGITVTAVALVGYTAMAGIIGAGGLGNLAFLDGFQRNRTDVTLMATILILVVVFIIQYIGDYITTKVDKR; encoded by the coding sequence ATGTTTAATCAATTACTTCCAAATGTCGATTGGGGTAAAATGTTAGACGCAACATACGAAACTCTGTATATGACAACTGTTGCAACGGTTATCACGTTCATATTAGGAATTTTAATTGGGATTGTTTTATTTTTAACTAGTGACAATCAGTTATGGGCAAACAAAGTGGCTCACTTTTTAACTGGATCCATCGTCAACATTTTCCGTTCGGTTCCATTTATCGTATTAATCATTTTATTAATTCCATTTACTAAATTTTTATTAGGCACAATTCGTGGAGCGAATGCCGCGCTACCTGCACTCATTATCGGAGCTGCACCGTTCTATGCACGCATGGTTCTAATTGCACTACGTGAGATTGATAAAGGGGTTATTGAAGCAGCTCGTTCAATGGGTGCGAAAACTTCAACAATCATTTGGAAGGTACTGATTCCGGAAAGCTTACCAGCGTTGATTTCAGGCATTACCGTAACAGCGGTTGCTTTAGTTGGTTATACAGCAATGGCGGGAATTATCGGAGCTGGTGGTTTAGGGAACTTAGCTTTCTTAGACGGGTTCCAACGTAATCGTACAGACGTTACATTAATGGCAACCATTTTAATTTTAGTAGTGGTATTCATCATTCAATATATTGGTGACTACATTACGACAAAAGTAGACAAGCGATAG
- a CDS encoding methionine ABC transporter ATP-binding protein, with the protein MIDIQNVTKVYQTKSGQLTAVDQVSLSIKNGEIFGIIGYSGAGKSTMIRLLNGLEKPTSGSVIVNGQDISKASSNKLRDARQKISMIFQHFNLLWSRTVEENIAFPLEIAGVSKNERAKRVSELIELVGLAGRGKAYPSQLSGGQKQRVGIARALANNPEVLLCDEATSALDPETTDSILELLLDINKKIGLTIVLITHEMHVIRKICNRVAVMEAGKVVEQGDVLQVFQQPQAPITKNFVSQASGATQETQASLQQIIANYPSGKIVKLSFVGQTTEQPVISQIIKQFDIVVNIVHGKISTTNGGSLGTLYIHIDGPADEVKAALNFLAQHEVQTEVIEHV; encoded by the coding sequence ATGATTGATATACAAAACGTAACGAAAGTTTACCAAACAAAGAGCGGTCAATTAACGGCTGTTGATCAAGTAAGCTTATCGATTAAAAATGGAGAAATTTTCGGTATTATCGGCTATAGTGGCGCTGGTAAAAGTACGATGATTCGCCTTCTAAATGGATTAGAAAAGCCAACATCAGGTTCAGTCATTGTCAACGGTCAAGATATTTCAAAGGCATCAAGTAATAAGCTACGTGATGCGCGCCAAAAAATAAGTATGATTTTCCAACATTTCAACTTACTTTGGTCACGTACAGTAGAAGAAAACATCGCATTTCCATTAGAAATCGCGGGTGTTTCAAAGAATGAGCGTGCGAAACGAGTTTCAGAACTAATTGAACTAGTAGGATTAGCTGGTCGTGGAAAAGCCTATCCATCACAATTATCAGGTGGTCAAAAGCAACGTGTCGGCATTGCCCGCGCATTAGCTAACAACCCAGAAGTTTTACTTTGTGATGAAGCAACATCAGCCTTAGACCCAGAAACAACGGATTCAATTTTAGAACTTTTACTCGACATCAACAAAAAAATTGGCTTAACAATTGTCCTCATTACACATGAAATGCATGTGATTCGCAAAATCTGTAATCGCGTAGCAGTCATGGAAGCGGGGAAAGTGGTAGAACAAGGCGATGTATTGCAAGTGTTCCAACAACCTCAAGCACCAATTACGAAAAATTTCGTATCACAAGCTTCAGGTGCAACACAAGAAACGCAAGCCTCTTTACAACAAATTATCGCAAACTACCCATCTGGGAAAATCGTCAAATTAAGCTTCGTTGGTCAAACGACAGAGCAACCTGTTATCTCGCAAATTATCAAACAATTCGATATTGTCGTAAATATTGTGCACGGTAAAATTTCAACGACAAATGGTGGTTCACTTGGAACACTGTATATCCATATCGACGGTCCAGCTGACGAGGTAAAAGCAGCACTAAACTTTTTAGCACAGCACGAAGTTCAAACGGAGGTGATTGAACATGTTTAA